In Emys orbicularis isolate rEmyOrb1 chromosome 12, rEmyOrb1.hap1, whole genome shotgun sequence, one genomic interval encodes:
- the PCMTD2 gene encoding protein-L-isoaspartate O-methyltransferase domain-containing protein 2 encodes MGGAVSAGEDNDELIDNLKEAQYIRTELVEQAFRAIDRADYYLDDFKDNAYKDLAWKHGNFHLSAPCIYSEVMEALDLQPGLSFLNLGSGTGYLSSMIGLILGPFGVNHGVELHSDVIEYAKQKLDVFIRTSDSFDKFEFCEPSFVTGNCLEISPDSTQYDRVYCGAGVQKEHEDYMKSLLKVGGILVMPLEEKLTKITRTGPAAWETKKILAVSFAPLIQPIHADSGKSRLVHLPPITVRSLQDLARIAIRGTIKRIIHQETMSKNGNGLKNPPRFKRRRVRRRRMETIVFLDKEVFASRISNPSDDNNNCEEIEEERREEEEKGISELKPDPPVNFLREKVLSLPLPDPLKYYLLYYREK; translated from the exons ATGGGAGGTGCAGTGAGTGCAGGAGAAGATAATGATGAGTTAATCGACAATCTGAAAGAAGCGCAGTATATCCGAACAGAGCTGGTGGAGCAGGCATTCCGGGCCATTGATCGAGCAGACTACTATCTTGATGATTTTAAGGACAATGCTTACAAAGACTTGGCGTGGAAACATGGAAATTTTCATCTCTCTGCACCGTGCATTTACTCTGAGGTGATGGAAGCTTTGGATCTGCAGCCGGGACTGTCGTTCTTGAATCTGGGCAGTGGCACCGGTTACCTGAGTTCTATGATCGGACTCATCTTGG GTCCTTTTGGTGTTAACCATGGTGTGGAGCTTCACTCTGATGTTATAGAGTATGCAAAGCAGAAATTGGACGTCTTCATCAGAACAAGTGACAGCTTTGACAA ATTTGAATTCTGTGAGCCCTCCTTTGTTACTGGCAATTGTTTAGAGATCTCTCCAGATTCTACTCAGTATGACCGTGTTTACTGTGGTGCTGGGGTACAGAAAGAACATGAGGACTACATGAAGAGTCTGCTGAAAGTTGGGGGAATTCTCGTCATGCCACTCGAGGAAAAG CTGACGAAGATCACGCGCACTGGTCCTGCTGCCTGGGAAACCAAGAAGATCCTTGCTGTTTCTTTTGCTCCTCTGATTCAACCCATACATGCAGATTCAGGGAAATCGAGACTTGTTCACTTGC CACCAATAACTGTCCGCAGCCTACAGGATCTGGCTCGCATTGCCATCCGAGGAACTATTAAGAGGATAATACATCAAGAAACAATGAGCAAAAATGGAAATGGTCTGAAAAACCCTCCAAGGTTTAAACGAAGACGTGTTCGCCGCCGTCGCATGGAAACCATTGTCTTCTTAGATAAAGAAGTCTTTGCCAGTCGTATCTCAAACCCTTCAGATGATAACAACAACTGTGAGGAGATTGAGGAGGAGAGGcgagaagaggaggaaaagggTATCTCTGAACTGAAGCCAGACCCCCCTGTAAACTTTCTGAGAGAGAAGGTCTTGAGTCTGCCTTTGCCTGATCCCTTGAAATATTACCTGCTTTATTACAGAGAAAAATAA